In one Nitrososphaera viennensis EN76 genomic region, the following are encoded:
- a CDS encoding LLM class flavin-dependent oxidoreductase, with amino-acid sequence MEVGIDSFASFDEASQAVVSPSERLQNLVKLIEHADQVGLDVFGIGEHHRREFLDSAPAVILAAAAVRTNSIRLTSAVTVLSAADPVRVFQEFATLDLLSRGRAEMVVGRGSSIEAFPLFGFRLEDYDSLFEEKLDLLLKIRDNEHVRWSGEYRPPLTGQGVYPRPLQNPLPIWVGVGGTPESFVRAGVLGLPLAVAVIGGETHQFRPLIDLYREAGRRAGHPPDQLKVGLHSLGYVAETTQEAVDDFYPGYVRTMNKFGKERGWRPVTRASFDAQLGPKGALIIGDPDEVVKKIIQHSKALGGISRVTFQMDPGSLSHEKLMRAIELLGTHVAPALREIEVGTK; translated from the coding sequence ATTGAAGTTGGAATTGACAGCTTTGCATCATTTGATGAGGCGAGCCAAGCGGTGGTTAGCCCATCAGAGCGTTTGCAGAACTTGGTAAAACTAATTGAACATGCCGATCAGGTTGGGTTGGACGTATTTGGTATTGGTGAACACCACCGCAGGGAATTCCTCGATTCGGCTCCTGCTGTCATCCTAGCAGCGGCGGCCGTAAGAACAAACAGTATAAGGCTCACCAGTGCCGTAACGGTACTGAGTGCAGCCGACCCTGTACGAGTGTTTCAAGAATTTGCAACCCTTGATCTTTTGTCGCGGGGTAGGGCAGAGATGGTTGTGGGTCGTGGCTCGTCTATCGAGGCATTTCCCTTGTTTGGCTTCCGACTGGAAGATTACGACTCGCTTTTTGAAGAAAAGCTTGACCTGTTGTTAAAGATACGTGACAACGAGCATGTCCGCTGGTCTGGAGAATACCGGCCTCCCCTGACTGGACAGGGAGTCTATCCAAGGCCCTTGCAGAATCCATTGCCGATATGGGTAGGCGTTGGTGGAACGCCGGAATCATTCGTCCGTGCCGGAGTGCTTGGACTTCCATTGGCCGTTGCAGTCATAGGCGGCGAAACTCACCAATTCCGGCCACTCATTGACCTTTACAGGGAAGCTGGCAGGAGAGCCGGACATCCACCTGATCAATTAAAGGTAGGCTTGCATTCACTGGGCTATGTCGCGGAAACGACGCAAGAGGCAGTCGATGACTTTTATCCAGGTTATGTGCGGACTATGAACAAATTTGGCAAGGAGCGTGGTTGGCGTCCAGTCACGCGCGCTAGCTTTGATGCCCAGCTAGGGCCAAAGGGTGCACTGATAATCGGTGATCCGGATGAGGTGGTCAAGAAGATAATCCAGCACAGCAAGGCACTTGGCGGCATATCCCGCGTTACTTTTCAGATGGATCCAGGGTCATTATCTCACGAAAAGTTGATGCGAGCTATCGAATTGTTAGGCACGCATGTCGCGCCTGCGCTGCGCGAAATTGAGGTTGGCACAAAATGA
- a CDS encoding methane monooxygenase/ammonia monooxygenase subunit C, producing the protein MAQIPSLIPKELEIQRLKRIYIMIIVMISVMASAELGYFVDTSLNQTIIRDSAFTPANWWLYSTLIALPLGWGIIAIYDRRVPIMRGPGNALNTGLKMAIIGYTASMFAIGVNELWHFWFVEEIFAVPPHWIFNMGIFLALIGSLAYLVRVYARLVELGSEMPARNPHVAEMYKLALEGKLYSRSIP; encoded by the coding sequence ATGGCTCAGATTCCTTCCCTGATACCAAAAGAGCTTGAAATCCAGAGATTGAAGCGGATCTACATAATGATCATCGTCATGATCTCTGTGATGGCCTCCGCCGAACTAGGCTATTTTGTGGACACCTCTCTGAACCAGACGATTATTCGCGACTCTGCATTCACTCCTGCAAACTGGTGGCTGTATAGCACCTTGATAGCATTGCCCTTGGGATGGGGCATAATAGCGATATATGACAGGCGGGTTCCCATCATGAGGGGACCGGGAAACGCGCTGAACACAGGTCTCAAGATGGCAATTATCGGGTACACGGCGTCGATGTTTGCAATTGGAGTGAACGAACTGTGGCACTTTTGGTTCGTAGAAGAGATATTCGCAGTCCCTCCGCACTGGATCTTCAACATGGGAATATTCCTGGCACTCATAGGGTCGCTGGCATACCTTGTGAGGGTCTATGCGAGGCTTGTTGAACTGGGCTCAGAGATGCCTGCAAGGAACCCGCATGTGGCGGAGATGTACAAACTGGCACTCGAAGGCAAGCTGTACAGCCGGTCAATCCCCTAG
- the ypfJ gene encoding KPN_02809 family neutral zinc metallopeptidase — protein MRWRKGRRSSNIEDRRGMGLPMKAIGGGIGGLIVLVMALLLGADPGAVFNNMPATTTTGVNPAPLSEEDKELGDFVSVVLADTEDTWNEIFAAYNRDYREPTLVLFSGAVESSCGFAQSAIGPFYCPIDEKVYIDLSFYRDLKERFNAPGDFAEAYVIAHEVGHHVQNQLGIMEQVQGAQQRLGGVDANRLSVMLELQADCFAGVWAHNADRANILEQGDIEEGLNAASSIGDDRLQMESQGTVTPDSFTHGSSAQRVSWFQKGLESGDVNSCNTFDDAANL, from the coding sequence ATGCGATGGAGAAAGGGCAGAAGGAGCTCAAATATCGAAGACAGGAGAGGGATGGGGCTTCCCATGAAGGCCATCGGGGGAGGAATAGGCGGCCTCATAGTACTCGTAATGGCACTTCTGCTGGGCGCCGACCCCGGCGCGGTCTTTAACAACATGCCTGCTACTACTACCACAGGCGTCAATCCCGCCCCTCTTTCTGAGGAAGACAAGGAGCTTGGCGATTTCGTGTCTGTCGTGCTTGCAGATACGGAAGACACGTGGAACGAGATATTTGCCGCTTACAACCGCGATTACCGGGAGCCCACGCTTGTTTTGTTCTCCGGGGCGGTCGAATCCTCGTGCGGGTTCGCCCAATCCGCAATCGGGCCTTTTTACTGCCCAATTGACGAGAAGGTGTACATAGACCTGAGCTTTTACAGGGACCTCAAGGAGAGGTTCAACGCCCCAGGCGACTTTGCCGAGGCATACGTCATCGCTCACGAGGTGGGGCACCACGTGCAGAACCAGCTCGGCATCATGGAGCAGGTCCAGGGCGCGCAGCAGAGGCTGGGCGGAGTCGACGCGAACAGGCTCTCCGTCATGCTGGAGCTGCAGGCAGATTGCTTTGCGGGCGTCTGGGCGCACAACGCCGACAGGGCAAACATCCTTGAGCAGGGCGACATAGAGGAAGGCCTGAATGCTGCAAGCAGCATCGGAGATGACCGGCTCCAGATGGAGTCGCAGGGCACGGTAACGCCCGACTCTTTTACGCACGGAAGCTCGGCCCAGAGGGTAAGCTGGTTCCAGAAGGGACTGGAATCTGGCGACGTCAATTCCTGCAATACCTTCGATGATGCCGCAAACCTGTAG
- a CDS encoding C2H2-type zinc finger protein, producing the protein MDKVYRCNICQAKLPTEERLKKHKRVHDNNKDQKFRDMAYVDPNNAGCASFINPDGALGVIVGGAFAKRRRKKKKGD; encoded by the coding sequence ATGGACAAGGTTTACAGGTGCAACATATGCCAAGCAAAATTACCGACAGAAGAACGGCTGAAGAAGCACAAAAGAGTGCACGACAACAACAAAGATCAAAAGTTCCGGGATATGGCTTATGTCGATCCTAACAATGCAGGTTGTGCAAGCTTCATAAATCCTGATGGCGCATTAGGGGTTATTGTAGGAGGGGCTTTTGCAAAGCGCCGGCGAAAGAAGAAGAAAGGAGATTGA
- a CDS encoding phosphosulfolactate synthase, whose protein sequence is MLESYVKNRVDVKKPRKEGRTYVIDKLQGLDKENFEALAPFIDAVKIYGVLPLLLSEPVLQKKIKFYQDLGVKVSTGSTISEYMVSENAFDKFVGDAARVGFDIIEIGENGIDLTFEQKKKLTDTILARNLDFQWKVGKKDPRHQLSIDATIAKVEDAVKLGSDKVVLEANEGVSVGIYDEKGAVRWNSVGALTAKYPPTTFIFEAPLEHQQSALLAEFGQRVNLAEIHIDAVSSIESQRRGFPSKASFGVSYLRKDPEGGPAAKFVYFIIKSKHPIDQVELMEMSRLPRRTVQSAVEDLKSQGLIIERSSLDDARKKMYAPVQSVWL, encoded by the coding sequence TTGCTAGAGAGCTATGTAAAGAACAGGGTCGACGTCAAAAAGCCCCGCAAGGAGGGCAGGACGTACGTGATAGACAAGCTGCAAGGGCTCGACAAGGAGAACTTTGAGGCGCTTGCGCCGTTTATCGACGCAGTCAAGATCTATGGCGTCCTGCCGCTCCTGCTTTCCGAGCCCGTGCTGCAAAAAAAGATAAAATTCTACCAGGACCTCGGCGTCAAGGTGTCTACCGGGAGCACCATCTCCGAGTACATGGTGTCTGAAAACGCGTTTGACAAGTTTGTGGGCGACGCGGCAAGGGTCGGATTTGACATCATCGAGATAGGCGAAAACGGCATCGACTTGACGTTTGAGCAAAAGAAAAAGCTGACCGACACGATCCTGGCAAGGAACCTTGATTTCCAGTGGAAGGTGGGCAAGAAGGACCCCCGGCACCAGCTCTCCATCGACGCGACCATAGCCAAGGTGGAGGATGCAGTCAAGCTGGGCTCTGACAAGGTGGTGCTTGAGGCAAACGAGGGCGTCAGCGTCGGCATATACGACGAAAAGGGCGCGGTGAGATGGAATTCCGTCGGGGCGCTCACGGCCAAGTACCCGCCGACCACGTTCATCTTCGAGGCTCCCCTTGAGCACCAGCAGTCGGCGCTCCTGGCAGAGTTTGGCCAGCGCGTCAACCTTGCCGAGATCCACATCGACGCGGTGTCGTCGATAGAGTCGCAGAGGAGGGGCTTTCCATCCAAGGCGTCGTTTGGCGTGTCGTACCTGCGCAAGGACCCGGAGGGAGGGCCGGCGGCCAAATTCGTCTATTTCATAATAAAGTCAAAGCACCCGATAGACCAGGTGGAGCTGATGGAGATGAGCCGCCTGCCAAGGAGGACTGTCCAGAGCGCGGTCGAGGACCTCAAGAGCCAGGGCTTGATAATAGAGCGCAGCAGCCTTGACGACGCAAGGAAAAAGATGTACGCGCCGGTGCAGTCGGTGTGGCTATAG
- a CDS encoding ABC transporter substrate-binding protein, producing MNNKIKFGIAAAIIVAVIATSVPLVLGSQAAKSDSAQGQAAASQQQQQQESKVLRIGYFPNINHAQAVIGLGNGDFQKALGSNVEVKTQVFNAGPSAIEALFAKQVDITYIGPNPAINGYVKSDGQGLRIVSGAASGGAVFVVRNDSGINSPADFAGKKFASPQLGNTQDVALRKYLLENGYKTKENGGNVEVIPAANADILALFLKKEIDGAWVPEPWGAKLVKEGGGRIFLDERDRWPGGQFVTAHIIVSTDYLKNNPDVVKKVIAANVDETKWINDHPDEALKVYNAELKKLTGKTIPEDEYKAGTSRLTLTYDPVKDSLFQSASDAHDIGFLKENPDLSGIYDLTLLNEVLGEKGLQQIS from the coding sequence ATGAACAACAAGATCAAGTTCGGAATAGCTGCGGCCATAATAGTCGCAGTCATTGCCACTTCCGTACCCCTTGTTCTGGGATCGCAAGCGGCCAAGTCTGATTCAGCTCAAGGTCAGGCGGCAGCTTCTCAGCAACAACAGCAGCAGGAATCAAAGGTGCTCAGGATCGGGTACTTTCCAAACATCAACCACGCGCAGGCGGTGATAGGGCTTGGAAATGGCGACTTTCAAAAGGCGCTTGGGAGCAACGTCGAGGTCAAGACGCAGGTGTTCAACGCCGGGCCGTCTGCCATAGAGGCCCTCTTTGCAAAGCAGGTCGACATAACCTACATCGGGCCAAACCCGGCGATAAACGGGTACGTCAAGTCTGACGGGCAGGGGCTGCGGATCGTGTCCGGGGCCGCTAGCGGGGGCGCGGTGTTTGTGGTGCGGAACGACTCTGGCATAAACTCGCCGGCGGATTTTGCAGGCAAAAAGTTTGCGTCGCCGCAGCTTGGCAACACGCAGGACGTGGCGCTGCGCAAGTACCTGCTTGAAAACGGCTACAAGACGAAGGAAAACGGCGGAAACGTCGAGGTCATTCCTGCTGCAAACGCAGACATCCTCGCGCTCTTTTTGAAAAAAGAGATTGACGGCGCATGGGTGCCTGAGCCCTGGGGAGCCAAGCTTGTCAAGGAGGGCGGCGGACGCATATTCCTTGACGAGCGGGACCGGTGGCCCGGCGGCCAGTTCGTCACGGCGCACATCATCGTCAGCACCGACTATCTGAAGAACAACCCTGATGTCGTCAAGAAGGTGATTGCGGCCAACGTGGACGAGACAAAGTGGATTAACGATCACCCTGATGAGGCGCTCAAGGTGTACAACGCGGAGCTGAAAAAGCTGACCGGCAAGACCATACCTGAAGACGAGTACAAGGCCGGCACCTCAAGGCTGACGCTCACGTACGACCCTGTGAAGGACTCGCTCTTCCAGTCTGCAAGCGACGCGCACGACATCGGCTTTTTGAAGGAAAACCCGGACCTTTCCGGAATATACGACCTGACGCTGCTGAACGAGGTGCTCGGGGAGAAGGGGCTGCAGCAGATAAGCTGA
- a CDS encoding ABC transporter ATP-binding protein produces MSLNEQPPQEQKEEDHHHRHNNVVLELRDVSKAFSHEGRADRHRVLDRINLDVKQGEFVTIVGPSGCGKSTLLSIVAGLDAPDSGLVSVRGESSSGGGRKAQRVVIFQEGALFPWLTVSDNVEFGLKVAGVPKESRKAAASRFIEMVQLTKFAGSYVYQLSGGMKQRVAIARALALDPQVLLMDEPFAALDVQTRDILHEQLLQIHQSTGKTVLFVTHNINEAVLLGDRIIVLSPRTGNIKKEIVVDRPRPRDIESHEISAIRRELLRELEEDFQIARSHSRQG; encoded by the coding sequence ATGTCTCTGAACGAACAACCACCGCAGGAGCAGAAAGAAGAAGACCATCATCATCGCCACAACAATGTTGTCCTGGAACTGAGGGACGTCTCCAAGGCATTCTCGCATGAAGGCAGGGCGGACCGGCACAGGGTGCTTGACAGGATCAACCTTGACGTGAAACAAGGGGAATTTGTCACGATAGTGGGGCCGTCTGGATGCGGCAAGAGCACGCTTTTGAGCATCGTGGCCGGCCTTGACGCGCCCGACTCGGGCCTGGTTTCAGTCAGGGGAGAAAGCAGCAGCGGCGGAGGAAGAAAGGCGCAGAGGGTCGTGATATTCCAGGAAGGCGCGCTGTTCCCGTGGCTCACCGTTTCTGACAACGTCGAGTTCGGGCTGAAGGTGGCCGGCGTCCCAAAGGAGTCAAGAAAGGCGGCGGCAAGCCGCTTTATCGAGATGGTGCAGCTGACAAAGTTTGCGGGCTCGTACGTCTACCAGCTGTCCGGCGGCATGAAGCAGCGCGTGGCAATAGCGCGCGCCCTTGCGCTTGACCCGCAGGTCCTGCTCATGGACGAGCCCTTTGCCGCGCTCGACGTGCAGACCCGGGACATACTGCACGAGCAGCTGTTGCAGATCCACCAGTCGACCGGCAAGACCGTACTGTTCGTCACGCACAACATCAATGAAGCGGTGCTGCTGGGCGACAGGATAATCGTGCTCTCGCCAAGGACGGGAAACATCAAGAAAGAGATCGTAGTCGACCGCCCGAGGCCCCGGGACATCGAGAGCCACGAAATAAGCGCGATCCGCAGGGAGCTTTTGCGGGAGCTGGAGGAGGACTTTCAAATTGCAAGAAGCCACAGTCGGCAAGGCTAG
- a CDS encoding ABC transporter permease — translation MQEATVGKASNSIIKKTKSRFDTTDAANAFLFIAAFIGVWQLVFSLGIWPKVLMPSPAMVAQTIAGLVADSSLTVGMGVTMWRLFAGFAISVGIGGAVGLAMVKFPSFGKTLSSFAVGLLTFPSIAWVPFSILLIGFNDFGILFVLVMASVFSVMISTYSSIRNIPPLYIRAAKNMGASGFSLFRYVMIPAATPSLMIGLRQAWSFAWHALIGAEILITTLYGLGHVLHIGREFQDMGQIIAVMIAIFAIGLLFDRLVFMKLEEKVRARWGLDQHSQ, via the coding sequence TTGCAAGAAGCCACAGTCGGCAAGGCTAGCAACAGCATTATCAAGAAGACAAAAAGCCGGTTCGACACCACGGACGCGGCAAACGCCTTTCTGTTCATTGCCGCGTTCATCGGCGTCTGGCAGCTTGTCTTTTCGCTAGGGATATGGCCCAAGGTCCTGATGCCCTCGCCGGCAATGGTGGCGCAGACTATAGCCGGCCTGGTGGCAGACTCTTCCCTGACGGTGGGAATGGGAGTCACGATGTGGAGGCTGTTTGCAGGGTTTGCGATATCTGTGGGCATCGGCGGGGCGGTGGGGCTTGCGATGGTCAAGTTCCCAAGCTTTGGCAAGACCCTCAGCTCGTTTGCAGTGGGCCTGCTCACCTTTCCAAGCATTGCCTGGGTGCCGTTTTCGATACTGCTCATCGGCTTTAACGACTTTGGCATACTCTTTGTGCTTGTCATGGCCTCGGTGTTTTCGGTGATGATATCCACCTACAGCTCGATCCGCAACATCCCTCCCCTCTACATCAGGGCCGCAAAAAACATGGGCGCAAGCGGCTTTTCGCTGTTCAGGTATGTCATGATACCGGCCGCCACTCCTTCATTGATGATCGGGCTCAGGCAGGCATGGTCGTTTGCGTGGCACGCCCTGATAGGCGCCGAGATACTGATAACTACCCTGTACGGGCTTGGCCATGTGCTCCACATAGGCAGGGAGTTCCAGGACATGGGGCAGATAATCGCCGTCATGATCGCGATCTTTGCCATCGGCCTGCTCTTTGACCGGCTGGTGTTCATGAAGCTGGAAGAGAAGGTCCGGGCAAGGTGGGGCCTGGACCAGCACAGCCAGTGA
- a CDS encoding dienelactone hydrolase family protein has protein sequence MNSKSAAKIGGIAAIAAAVAVAVWIGTQQSDSAQSNVSMLGTGTDVSKVETSTVEYYNNTSGFLAKPAGDGRYPGIVMIHEWWGLNDNIKDMARQMASEGYVVLAADLYKGQVATESSQAQPLAAGVRNNPGEAVKNVQAAVSYLRNSDSVGGNKVGSLGWCFGGDWSLQLALNEKMDATGIYYGRLVTDPEALSVIKWPVLGVFGSADQSIPVEQVNAFKQALDKNGIENEVYIYEGVGHAFANPSGANYAPEETKDAWQKTLAFFDKHLKGEEVTAA, from the coding sequence ATGAATTCCAAGTCCGCTGCCAAGATAGGCGGCATAGCGGCCATAGCGGCCGCAGTCGCCGTCGCGGTATGGATTGGCACGCAACAGAGCGACAGCGCGCAAAGCAACGTCAGCATGCTTGGAACCGGTACAGATGTATCAAAAGTCGAGACTTCTACGGTCGAATATTACAACAACACGTCGGGATTTCTTGCCAAGCCGGCAGGCGATGGCAGGTACCCCGGCATCGTCATGATCCACGAGTGGTGGGGGCTGAACGACAACATCAAGGACATGGCCCGGCAGATGGCGTCGGAAGGGTACGTCGTGCTTGCGGCAGACCTGTACAAGGGGCAGGTGGCAACGGAGAGCTCGCAGGCGCAGCCGCTTGCCGCAGGCGTTCGGAACAACCCTGGCGAGGCGGTAAAGAACGTGCAGGCCGCGGTCAGCTACCTGCGCAACAGCGACTCTGTCGGAGGCAACAAGGTGGGATCGCTTGGGTGGTGCTTTGGCGGCGACTGGTCGCTCCAGCTTGCGCTGAACGAAAAGATGGACGCGACCGGAATATACTACGGCAGGCTCGTCACCGATCCAGAGGCGCTGTCCGTGATAAAGTGGCCGGTGCTCGGCGTCTTTGGAAGCGCGGACCAGTCGATACCTGTGGAGCAGGTAAACGCGTTCAAGCAGGCGCTTGACAAGAACGGCATAGAAAACGAGGTCTACATATACGAGGGCGTGGGGCACGCGTTTGCAAACCCGTCAGGGGCCAACTATGCGCCGGAGGAGACAAAGGACGCGTGGCAAAAGACGCTTGCGTTCTTTGACAAGCACCTGAAGGGCGAAGAAGTAACAGCAGCCTAG
- a CDS encoding cupredoxin domain-containing protein — translation MNYGNSNCGVKKELLIMASVVAVFVTGGVILMSSGLLPEEKAKDFNALSNITLKTENIVIKEPTTGDNTYIYAINDVAKQAWEIAEKDSRVQDILAQTRGSAVTIAAVQPTAFVDPGGKVTHSGAGQVMITANWQLVGGRPYTDAESFTAIAGKQGESRQQIWNVFVDMDRQKVNSIANENERVMSNTLRKDIVYGGMNMYMPDAAITQAGSTVKWINESNIPHNVVGTYKTESGQTINNIDSGFFSRNESFQYKFAEKGVFEYHCTIHSEEGMKGTIIVVVP, via the coding sequence ATGAATTATGGCAACAGTAATTGCGGCGTGAAAAAGGAGCTCCTGATAATGGCCAGCGTCGTGGCGGTTTTTGTAACCGGTGGCGTAATACTCATGTCATCCGGCCTCTTGCCGGAAGAAAAGGCCAAGGATTTCAACGCGCTTTCCAACATAACGCTCAAGACCGAAAACATAGTCATCAAGGAGCCTACCACAGGCGACAACACGTACATCTATGCCATAAACGACGTGGCCAAGCAGGCGTGGGAGATAGCCGAGAAGGATTCCAGGGTCCAGGACATACTTGCGCAGACAAGGGGCAGCGCAGTCACGATTGCAGCAGTGCAGCCTACAGCGTTTGTCGACCCTGGCGGCAAGGTGACGCACAGCGGCGCAGGGCAGGTGATGATCACCGCAAACTGGCAGCTTGTCGGCGGCAGGCCCTATACAGACGCCGAAAGTTTTACCGCGATTGCAGGCAAGCAGGGCGAGTCGCGCCAGCAGATATGGAACGTGTTTGTCGACATGGACAGGCAAAAGGTAAACAGCATAGCAAACGAAAACGAGCGGGTGATGTCGAACACCCTGCGCAAGGACATCGTGTACGGCGGTATGAACATGTACATGCCCGACGCTGCGATAACGCAGGCCGGCTCGACGGTAAAGTGGATAAACGAGTCGAACATCCCCCACAACGTGGTGGGCACGTACAAGACAGAGTCAGGGCAGACCATCAATAACATAGACAGCGGGTTTTTCAGCCGCAACGAGTCGTTCCAGTACAAGTTTGCCGAAAAGGGCGTGTTTGAGTACCACTGCACCATCCACTCAGAGGAGGGGATGAAGGGCACGATAATAGTAGTAGTGCCCTAG
- a CDS encoding carbohydrate kinase family protein, translated as MIIDKLKQLRILGSIVVMPDFFVDRIIRLDAREKLTGALEEKARNGGGSVRGVPTIDIRGGNAVNVAYALAKLGAKVTLFTVADEMGAAMIRQSFSQFGDRAALRIAQGRHGCTTAFEFPHGDSRVNVMVSDIGDNASFGPDKLSSNDDQAALKNADAVMVVNWASNQKGTELAEHVFKSSPSALHFIDPADIATRKLEFRDALFKLGPVTDYLSINENECDHLASALGLDAPLGTNYGPDDVKKAAAKIAESVGITTDLHTRIGSAWSNGKEAEFVHAIKVEPKILTGAGDVWDAADILGYIAGLDSRERLLFANAASSLYVREPSGEPPAMSSVFELIERIQ; from the coding sequence GTGATAATAGACAAGCTGAAGCAGCTGCGCATCCTCGGCTCGATAGTGGTGATGCCGGACTTTTTCGTTGACAGGATAATCAGGCTTGACGCGAGGGAAAAGCTGACCGGCGCGCTTGAGGAAAAAGCAAGGAACGGCGGCGGAAGCGTCCGGGGCGTCCCCACGATAGACATCAGGGGCGGAAACGCAGTCAACGTCGCGTACGCGCTTGCCAAGCTTGGCGCCAAGGTGACGCTGTTTACGGTCGCAGACGAGATGGGCGCGGCCATGATAAGGCAGTCGTTTTCGCAGTTTGGCGACAGGGCGGCGCTTCGAATCGCGCAGGGGAGGCACGGATGCACCACCGCGTTTGAGTTCCCGCACGGCGACAGCAGGGTTAACGTGATGGTAAGCGACATCGGGGACAATGCAAGCTTTGGCCCGGACAAGCTCAGCTCAAACGATGACCAGGCGGCGCTAAAGAACGCCGACGCGGTGATGGTGGTCAACTGGGCAAGCAACCAGAAAGGCACAGAGCTGGCAGAGCATGTCTTCAAGAGCTCGCCAAGCGCGCTGCATTTCATCGACCCTGCAGACATTGCCACGAGAAAGCTAGAGTTCCGCGACGCGCTGTTCAAGCTTGGCCCTGTCACCGATTATCTCAGCATCAATGAAAACGAGTGCGACCACCTGGCGTCCGCGCTCGGGCTTGACGCGCCCCTTGGCACGAACTATGGGCCTGACGACGTGAAAAAGGCGGCGGCCAAGATAGCAGAAAGCGTCGGCATCACCACCGACCTGCACACCCGCATAGGCTCGGCGTGGTCAAACGGCAAGGAGGCCGAGTTTGTGCACGCAATAAAGGTGGAGCCAAAGATACTGACCGGCGCCGGCGACGTGTGGGACGCTGCCGACATCCTGGGCTACATCGCAGGGCTTGACTCGCGTGAGCGCCTGCTGTTTGCAAACGCGGCCTCGTCGCTGTACGTGAGGGAGCCGTCAGGCGAGCCTCCGGCCATGAGCAGCGTGTTTGAGCTCATAGAGCGCATCCAGTAG